From the Verrucomicrobiia bacterium genome, one window contains:
- a CDS encoding dipeptide epimerase, whose product MKLTFKPLELQLAHTWAIARTQATKAAKVVIVELTGADGTSGLGEAAPSARYKESVTTVESFLKRVDPRGLSFNDIDGSMTYLDTLSRHDMAAKCALNIALLDGAAKRARQPVYDFLGLGFREGRHVTSFTIGIDKPEVIRQKVVEADRYPILKMKLGVPGDKANLQALREVAPQKTIRVDGNEGWKTKEQALENIQWLAQDGRIQFVEQPMPASIPAKDWAWLKERSPLPIFGDESYHLADDIEEAAKCFHGVNVKLVKTGGISAGLAALQAARKAGLKTMIGCMIETSILISAAAHLAELCDYLDLDGNILITNDPYAGVTSEKAALSFAEAAEKLGLRVSARNH is encoded by the coding sequence GTGAAACTGACTTTCAAACCACTCGAACTCCAATTGGCCCATACCTGGGCCATCGCCCGCACCCAGGCCACCAAAGCCGCCAAAGTCGTTATCGTGGAACTGACCGGCGCTGACGGCACCAGCGGCCTGGGCGAAGCCGCCCCCAGCGCGCGTTACAAAGAATCCGTCACCACCGTTGAAAGCTTCCTCAAACGGGTGGACCCGCGCGGCCTTTCTTTCAACGACATCGACGGAAGCATGACCTATCTCGACACCCTTTCCCGGCACGATATGGCCGCCAAATGCGCCCTCAACATCGCCTTGCTCGACGGCGCGGCAAAACGTGCCAGGCAGCCTGTTTATGATTTCCTCGGACTCGGCTTCCGCGAAGGGCGCCATGTTACCTCGTTTACCATTGGCATCGACAAACCGGAAGTCATCCGCCAAAAGGTCGTCGAGGCCGACCGCTACCCCATCCTCAAAATGAAGCTCGGTGTCCCCGGCGACAAAGCCAATCTCCAGGCCCTGCGCGAGGTCGCCCCCCAAAAAACTATCCGCGTTGACGGCAACGAAGGCTGGAAAACCAAGGAGCAAGCCCTGGAAAACATTCAATGGCTGGCCCAGGACGGCCGCATCCAGTTTGTCGAGCAGCCGATGCCCGCCAGCATCCCGGCCAAAGACTGGGCCTGGCTTAAGGAACGGTCCCCTCTGCCCATCTTTGGCGATGAATCGTATCATTTAGCCGATGATATCGAGGAGGCGGCCAAATGTTTTCATGGCGTCAACGTGAAACTGGTCAAGACCGGTGGTATCAGCGCCGGTCTTGCTGCTCTCCAAGCCGCGCGCAAAGCCGGGCTCAAGACGATGATCGGTTGCATGATCGAAACGAGCATCCTCATCAGCGCCGCCGCACATTTGGCTGAACTGTGCGACTATTTGGACCTCGATGGCAATATCCTGATTACCAACGATCCCTACGCCGGCGTAACTTCCGAAAAGGCCGCCCTGTCCTTCGCAGAGGCGGCTGAGAAGCTCGGCCTGCGCGTCAGCGCCAGGAACCATTGA